One part of the Mya arenaria isolate MELC-2E11 chromosome 3, ASM2691426v1 genome encodes these proteins:
- the LOC128228940 gene encoding uncharacterized protein LOC128228940 yields MMPVDFMGFIPMLILALLVVSVAGRALESNVSGAEQMQNDGLIIKAEDGLRKYNGPAVHYFARHGLCNHSFGKVRFFRALQKHFHNISDDMKIAFVLDICNRRDHMLTKWVQEIFDKDGDGYISHFEREIDR; encoded by the exons atgatgCCCGTTGACTTTATGGGATTTATTCCGATGCTGATCTTGGCGCTGTTGGTGGTTAGTGTGGCTGGACGGGCTCTTGAGTCAAACGTCTCTGGTGCGGAACAAATGCAAAATGATGGTCTTATCATAAAGGCTGAAGACGGTTTGCGGAAATACAATGGACC AGCAGTACACTACTTCGCCAGACACGGTCTGTGTAACCATAGTTTTGGCAAGGTCAGATTCTTCAGGGCTCTCCAGAAGCACTTCCATAACATATCAG ATGATATGAAAATTGCATTCGTTCTTGATATCTGCAATAGACGAGATCATATGCTTACTAAGTGGGTCcaggaaatatttgataaagacG GTGACGGATACATCAGCCATTTTGAAAGGGAGATAGACAGATGA